A stretch of DNA from Glycine max cultivar Williams 82 chromosome 18, Glycine_max_v4.0, whole genome shotgun sequence:
ACTGCACCAACCGCTGATCTCAGCAGCAGCAATAGCAGCGTGAGCAGAAGCTACAGCGAGGCGAGCCTGCTTCCTCGGCTTGCCACGTGGTACAAATCCAGGGACGTGGCGCAGAGGATCCTTCTCTCCGTGGAATGCCAAATGAGGAGGTGCTCCTACACGCTTGGTTTGGGCGAGCCGAACCTAGCGGGGAAGCCGAGCCTGCTCTACGACCTCGTGTGCAAGCCGAATGAGATCCACGCGCTGAAGACGACGCCGTACGACGAGCGCGTGGAGAACCACGAGAACCACGCGGTGCACGCCACGCACCAGATCGCGGAGTCGTGGATTCACGCGTCGCGGAAGGTTCTGGAGAGAATCGCGGACGCGGTGCTCTCCAGAACCTTCCTGAAAGCAGCAGAGGACTGCTACGCCGTGGAGAGGATCTGGAAGCTTCTCGCGGAGGTGGAGGACCTCCACCTGATGATGGATCCGGACGATTTCTTGAGGCTAAAGAATCAACTCTCGGTGAAATCCTCGAGCGGCGAAACGGCATCGTTCTGCTTCAGATCGAATGAGTTAGTGGAACTGACGAAGATGTGCAGAGATCTGAGGCACAAGGTGCCGGAGATATTGGAGGTGGAGGTGGATCCGAAGGGAGGACCGAGGATTCAAGAGGCGGCGATGAAGCTCTACGTTTCGAAGAGCGAGTTCGAGAAGGTTCACTTGTTGCAGGCGATGCAGGCGATTGAGGCGGCGATGAAGAGATTCTTCTACGCGTATAAGCAGGTGTTGGCGGTGGTGATGGGAAGTTCAGAGGCTAACGGTAACCGAGTTGGGTTGAGTTGCGACTCGGCTGACTCGTTGACTCAGATTTTCCTTGAACCGACGTATTTTCCAAGCTTGGATGCCGCCAAGACTTTTCTTGGATACCTGTGGGATAATAACGATAATAACAAATGGATatgaaaacgaaaaaaaaaaaaaacaaaaacgatGGTCAGAGTGAAAATTTCTTTATGGATGGATAATGTTATTCAGTTTAGTTTGATAGTGTTACACgtcaaaaaaaatgaagaaaaaaaaaacaaaagacgcAATCtagaaattcattttttcttttaagggaTAGtggattaaattttgtaatggtCCTGATCgttgtaaaatatttaacaaattatttttggaCAACTGCTTCCacgttgttattttttttcaggtttcctgttaaataatttatttatttgatacaatttaagatgaaaaaagaattattatttgattattatgtaagaattattatacataatgatcttatttaatttcaacataattatttttaataaaaaatacctataATCTagactaaaataatattaacaactCAAAATGACCATCATGTCTAGCATGTTAAAAGTATGCTTATTATCTTGCAGTTGTTACATTACAGACCATAGTGTCTGCCTATTAAGATCAGAACATGGTTCATATAGTCACAGTACATGATTATTGTATTTTCATTCTATTCTTAccgtaaattttctttttcttttatgaaagtGGAATtagcaaaatattgattattagATTATATTATTAGCAAAATCCAACTAGACCTCCATCCCTTCCCACCAaccaaggaaaaataaaaaaaatacccacCGGCTGAAGAAACAGGTAGGAAAGGAAAGTAAGCGTGGTTTCACAGCATTACAAAAATATTCCTTGGACTTTTAAGAGGGCAAATTAGATTGTTAAATTCTAGACGTTTCTACGTTCTTCTAGTTCTAGGAAAGTTTTTCTACCAAGATGATTAACATTATCTATTggaaaatagaatataaaacaCTATATTTTATACGAGAGCgacttatattttgaaattatttatatttcaagaaaaaaaataagcagTTAAAAGCATGAAGCTCAAACTAGAATGTGGGTTTTGCTAAGGTAGATAACTTCAATCCTGCCACTTGCTACGACAGATAATGTCCAACACAACATTCAAGCGCATCCAACACGGAGAAAAACTGTAAGGAAAAAGACGGGCTCCAACAGGACAACTAAGTCTTTATAGAATTATTATTGTACTTTATCTTCAGCATATTCCagttcaatattttaaaaatgaattgaatttgaTCTCGAAGCCATAttgttaatttctttatttatctttatagaAACCGTGTTTCTTTTATACgtgttttgtaattaaaaattactggATGATAGTGATTTTAAAAGTGCATTTTTTAGgttaaaataataagttttttttgtttggataataaGGTGATATGTAATGAATGATTTAGACAGGTTTAATTAGATGTTGTATTTATTTGTATGATAATGTCTATGTCGTGTTAAAAAGGGTAAAAACATGTTACTTATCCATCCAAcctttagaaaagaaaacaacatcgTGGAATTCTGATAATCCAAAGACAGAGACCTGTGAGTTATCGTTTCGCTTCAGTATACGGGAATGATGAAGTAACTTGTGTTTGCAGTTCTTGTATTGATTCCCATTTCCCCCTTTTATTATTCCTTTGAACTATAATGCCATACTGTAGGAGTAGGACTTCTAGTTACTTCCAGACCCTGACAAACATCACTCTTgaattttgtaacttttttaaCACATAAAGATCCATTTTTCcttccatttcaatttcttgggtaaaataaaataaataaatgagaagaaaatataaagtcttaaactaaaatataacagtaaaataattctaaaacatgaatcaacaatgcattatatcatacaataagcataaagaaaaataatttaagcaaGAAATTTTGTTAACTTGAGTTGAAGCGCGGAAACACTATCTTTAAAGAGAAAACGTTCCCGAATCTCTGTTGCtctaaaaaataaggaaaaggaagagaaaaaatttagagagaaagaaattaaattgtttacttGCTTTtctagagagaaagagaaaagaaatatatataaacaaacccttttatgcaacaacaaaacaaacttaacaacttacctataaaaaaacaaacataacaaattacattcatccattaaaataaaatcttaaaaaatataagaaatctaATTTTACCCTAATAGATACTAAagtaaatagtttattttataaaaataaaattaatataaataatatatttttataaattttaaattataaaataaatatttactaatatAAGGTAAACAACCCAGACAATTGTGTACTTTgacaaaagaatatatatatatatatatatatatatatatatatatatatatatataaacaatgtaGATTAGTGACCTATAACTATAGTAGAAagtatcatgttttttttctccaaCACATCCCCATAATAGAGGCCAGAAGATGAACGAAGTCTCCAAACTGAGTGGCCCAACAGTACACACAAAGGAGgacttgtaataaaaaaaagggtattgataaaaaaatttcctgAAGAAATACACCTTAACTGTTGCTGAAAATTTTACACTTCCAAAAATAACTTTTCGGAAGCCtgcataaaaaatcatattggaCCATGCAAATGTCATCACCATGATCAAGGCTATGATGTCATTTATAACCACAATCAATAGTACCTCAACCTCAAACTTTTCCTTTCTCAACATTGTTGCACCATTGGTTGTTCAATCTTGGTCCTCACTTTATCTTGCTTTTGTTTGTGTCAACACAAATTTAACTCCTTATCCTTtctattattactttttatacACATTTTTCATGTCATTGTGTTTAGCATTTTTACGTGAGGGCACCATGTAGTTTTTGTGTTGTATGTACATTGCATTGAGTTGTGTTGCAACCTCCTTAGTCAACATTGCTGCGTCATCGGTTCTTCAATCTTGCTCCTCACTTTGTCTTGCTTTTGATTGTGTCAACAcaacttttatttattgaagATATAAGATTAACTGAAtggttaagaaaaaaagaaaaagacgaaAAGATCTCGGATTTAATTTCttctactaataaaaattaaaattttaataactaaCATTTGTCAATAAAGAAAACAAGATGGTTTGGATGACAACATTTGAACCTAACTTTGTTGGGAGACACTGCACAAAAGAGGCTATTTTGGAAAGGGGTATTATtgagacaaaaaatataaaaggggaCAAATTCAACAGTTAAGGGAGGTATATTTATCAATAACCAAAAAGAATACTTTGAATGACatacccacacacacacaaaaagtcTAGTGGGTCGCCAAAATGAAGGGGGTTCATAATCTATGGTGGTCAATCTTGCCGTAATCTGATCTCACTTGGCCCAGCTCACTCATTTCTTCCCGCGAGTAGGGGGatgaaagaaaagtaaaatgttaaaaaagagCAGCGGAAGATTTTTACAGTATAGTTTAAAATCaacaatgatattatttttggtgttaaaaatatatagaacgATAAGTAAGAAAGATGATTGTTATCTATACTTTTTCAAGAGTAAGAAAGATTTAACGTTAAGGGAACGTTTAACAAAATCATAGATGGCAGGATTCAATATATATAAGGAATGTGAGTGACTTTTATGAGTCAAAGCTTTAAGATGTTTGAATTTGCAAAAGTTAACTCAACCAATGACATGTTAAATCCTAGAAGCGAAATGTCAGTAATTTGGAAATGGACTACATTTCAAAAGCGTGTTGTCCAAAGGTTCTCCAACTTCAATATTTTCATGCCCTGCAATTTAATGGGGAAGTCATGTTCCTTACGTTCACATATAATATTATAGCAAGGTTCACTATCAAATAATGCAAATACCTTTAAGTAGGGATCAACTAATGCTTAAAATTACTCAATCCTTTTAAAAACTCGAGCAAAGGAGTAGCATATTGTAATgtatatcaatttatttatttactagcTAGCTCTATGATTGATTATACCTTTCCATTATCTGAAATAAAGGTATCACTTGAAGATTTTAAATGCACCAAATCCTTTCAATGATTACAAGAAAGTAGTAGATTACAATATCACAAATATCTTTAGTTCAGtgttattaaataataagtttttttagtacTCATTatacttaatttctttttccttttggaatctgttataaaaaatcaacaaaaaaaagtgaaagacaGATGAAGAACCACTGTACCTTTTGTATTCTTGTTCCCGAGATTTATTTTTCCACAAAGAACTGCCTTCAAAACCATCTTCTATAATCTCATTTTCTACAACTAATTTATGACAAACTCATACTATCTGCAAATCCAAGTTGAGGAACCGTGTTAATTGGCATATGCAAAGAAAGGGTAAAAAAGAATATGAACATGGTTTTTGTAGCTTCAACCTTCAAGATCAAAaggataaataatcaaataaaagaaaatcataataCGGCAGAGTCAACTTAGATTTCATCATGTcaaaaaaagaatgaaggaaaatgaattagaaataaaagggataatattattatttagctGTGATTTAATGAGTGTGCGACTGCGCTTTATTCATACAGCGAAAATAAACCGCCAAGATTGATATCacctctaattaaaaaaaaattacaatattttgaaatttgtggTCCTCATTTAGTAGATGGTATATGGTGAAGaattaatacataattttaataGTTTCCTGCCAATAGTTTGTCAACATCGAAAACGATATTAATAAAGTATATAGCCAAAGAAAATTGATCATCGGCTTCCAAAAGTTTTACgtatatattcatttattcaattattgAGGCATACTATGCACTCAAATGAAAGAGACAACTAAGATTTTTATTCTTAAGATAATCGATTCTTCCAGTGACAAAATACAAGAGCCCTTACAAATAAATTGTCTCCAAAGTCCTTATTCAATGAGAAGTGGATAGCCATATATGGAGGAAGCAATTTTCCACAAAAATTTCCTGAGTGGAATACTGGTCCCTCACTCAAAAGGAAAGCAAAATGTGAAGAACAAAAAGTTATTTCCCGAtcagtttctttctttttaacaccACAAAAACAGAGAccaaatgatgaagaaaaactCTTGCCAGAGCACAATGATGAAGAAAAACTcctaatctttattttttatttaattaaaaaaaatggtttgttAAGCTaggtgatcacaaatcatttggtttttatatatgaaatgcAGAGGTCGTTACGTTCTACTATTCTAATTGAGAATCAACATTTGGTTTTTTATAACCGACGTAGAAGGAACGTTTTAACCAATGTAGAAGGGTCATTTTGTAATAGTATGGACAGCCATATGCCAACCATATTCTAATTGCTTTGCGGCTTGAGAAAGAAGAAAtctgataataattttattagtcgtggaaatattttcaattttaaggaattgtttGTTTCACGCTGCTTACATTTTCAGAAATATAacatgataatattatttttgggtattttaaaaaaaattgttacattttaatattattaagaatattttttaaaatctaaaacaatttaaataaaaaaataaaattacatgtgtattaaacaacaaattttaacatccccttaaaaatattacttttccacctccttttaatcaaaatttgtataagaaaacaccataaaaaattatgacattcttaaaaatcaataataaccaaaaatactttttaaaaacttataaaaaaaataaaaatgcatatttttattttcatatcttttaaaatatataacaaatataaaatttccaTACTCTTATTATCAAAAGTGTACTATATGTCAAAATAATGTTATAAAGGATAAatagtaaatataattttactaaGCATTAAAGGGCATgagtgtaattttatttttaaaaaaaaatattagtacatGCCCTTACCAAACATTTTGGAATTTCACACTTGAATTAAAACTTGGGGTGAATTTCTTTCCAAATCGAATTCCATGATGTATATTATGTGCATGTGCAACTCACTGAAAACATGCCCCTGTGGGCCTGGGAAATGCGTGGTTATAGTGTACCATTGTCTGTTGGCCCAATCATACCCTTCCGACTgtgaattaaaataagaaagctCCACTCAATACAACATATTATTAGGGATCCACACCCACTCAAATTCTCATTTTTTGTCCGCATATAAATAATCCCCAAACCCCATCATGAGCAGAAAAATGGAGGGAAAGGAGCAAAATGTTTCATTGGGAGCCAACAAATTCTCAGAGAGGCAACCAATTGGAACTGCGGTTCAGAGCCAAGACGATGGTAACCGTCATGGTTATGCAGGTGTTGGCTGCCACCTTTATTCTTGTCTACACCGTTTTCTCAGCCACCGATGCCAAGTGTAACGCTAGAGACTCACACGTCCCTGTATGTGCatgcaaaaaattaaattgaataagttcgtgtatatatatattattcatgtaactgatgattttatgtttttgtatgAATGAAATGATCAGATTTTGGCACCCTTGCCAATTGGGTTCGCTGTGTTCTTGGTGCACTTGGCCACAATCCCAATCACTGGAACTGGTATTAACCCTGCACGTAGTCTCGGTGCTGCCATCATCTTCAACAAAGACCTTGGCTGGGATGATCACGTATGTTAACTAAAATCTCTCTCTCTAGAATATGAATATTTACTCTCTTCATGAGATGATGCACTCTAACCTTGGCATTTTTGTTATACAGTggattttctgggttggacctttCGTTGGTGCAGCTCTTGCGGCACTTTACCACCAAGTTGTAATCAGAGCCATTCCCTTCAAATAAACGGATACAACGGTTCGTGATCGTTGATTTTCGGGGTCAACCAAGTTGGGTAAAAAGACCCAAACCAAGCAagtttcttgttttattttatgatatatatcgTCATCATCTGTTTTCTTAATTTGctccttattttctttctttttgattattaaacCTTCTATTTTGTATGTAAATTAAGAATGTAATGTAATATGATTATGGTGGTGCGTGTTTTGCCTAAGGGGCCAGTTTTCCTCTACTTTTAAGTTGGAAGATGGCCATGTGTGATGTAATTGTGATCATTGAtctatcaaattaataaaaaaagaagtcctctttaatttttttgggctTATCTACTACCCGTTCCTTTAGCTTGAGCtatttatatatgaataatGTCAGTATGTCACTGACAAGGTGACGAAATCAACAAGTTGCAGTTTACACAACCTTTTTACTAGAGGATTACTCGATAGCCATTGCAAATTAAAGATATAATATCTTACATTATGTATGTGGTATGGACAACAATTTGAATTAGTCAAGACATAAaccctaaaaaaaatcatttgtttgGAGTACAGGCCCAACCTGGTCATTTGTGGTTCTTGTCAATATAAGTAACTTATTTCAATATGTGAAAGTTGAGTTAAAAAGAATACATTTTGAAAAGAGAATATTTCTACGATTCTTTCtgcaattaagaaaaatatataaaaaagagaattttgagataaaaataggtgatataacaaagaaaaatagaaaaaaaatgtataatttatatagaaaaatagttaaaaatatttttaaaatgggtatttaaaatttaattgtcctataaatttaatttaaataaaaattaatatagcacaaaaaattattcatatatatttttgtaccccttatctcatttaatgAGAAGTATCTTGATTCGAGGAAGAAGACCCCCAACACCTCCATCCATTCTTGATACGTACAGAGGGTCTGCTTCTTCATGAaccaacaattatatatagTTTTCCTAAACTAACAAATCCTCTTTCTCATACCATTCTCGGAGAAGGTTGTTCAGGAATGTCGAGGTAAAAGTGGTAAAAAACGGGCTTCTATACAACCTAAAGGAAAAATGGAAGGACTAATTATGATATGGATGTATGCAATTTTCGAGGTTAAGGATATGTTTTACGGAATTCATTTTCTGTATAAGTGTTAGTGGGTGTTGGGGTGAggagaaaaatatatgttttcttAATACGTACAACCCTTGTGAattatctgaaaaaaaaaagttgtggaaGGAGATTGTTGATCTCGAGCAAGCAAAAGGAGTGATGAGTAGCAGGAGGCTTAAATCAATTAAGTGTGAGGGGGAAAAGGAAGGGACAACATCATATTTCATAGGCTtaagatatgttttttttaatatatattgaaattttgtatttatttttgatgaattttttttgtatttttgtttccttatatttgaaattttatcaaaGATCTCTATCGTTAGCTTATGTTAATTTGGTGTTGATATGTCTGTTAAATTAATACGTCATTATGTTTTACATGTGCTCTAATGATGAGTTAATGCTTTGTATTTGTTCTGTGTAACTTTAAGGTTTTTGCATTTGCTCCTATAATTTCAGGTTTTGCATTTGTTCCTACAAATTCATCCTTTGAGCATATGTAATAACATATGTGATATCGTGATGCGTCAACGTAAGGGACACGTTAATATTAAattgtcaaaaaaatttaaatattaaagagtaaaaacaaataatttttttttatcaagaagcAAATGTAAAACTcggatatatataaaaaagcacTAACATATTTTAACCTATTTCATATATATGAAGAGAGATCGATGTGGTAGTTTCAGGTTTGAGGAGTTTATTGTTGACTTGTAACTTGTAAGTAATAGATTTGCTTTACACTTGGTATCGTGGTGATATGTCTACTGTGAGTCAGTTGGACATGTCCATAATTTTAAAGGAATGGTTAAGACTTGCCAAAATTGTGCTCAAGGGTTACAAAGGAAATTTATCTGGTCATTGTGATGTGTTGCTGAAAGATAATGGTGTTCTATGCAAGTATAGACTTAGAGTGCGTTTGTGTTGAAGGAAAAGCTTACTTTATTTAGTTAAGTAAAAACTAAAGAAGTGGAACATGGTACATGTGTGTAATTAAGCTTGATGAAAGTATCAAAATAGCAAAGGACAAATTAAAGAGGTAGAACATGAAAATTCTCAATCAGTAGATAGTTACCTAAGAGGATTGTacaacacaatttttttgtttatcacCCATGAGATATAACTTTCTATGGCTAAAGCCTCAAAAGATTTGGCTGAAGGAGAATGTTGAAAACTAAAGTTTTTTCATTGATGTATCCATAAGAGGAGGCATGTGAATGATGATATTAGAATACTTCAAAAATGCATTTTGAAATAAGGCAATGGGCaagaactaataaaaaaaatcaccccTTATTATGTGTTTTATCATTAATAAcattataaatcataaaatatataaaataaaaatagattattgataataataaaaatatttttttggagtTTTAGAAGATAATCTTCAACAAGAAAAACGATatcttttttattgtgtttttatCATTCATAACATTATAAAATTAGATGGACGAAAGAAAGATGATagttaatttcatatatatagctcaaacaataaatatgcatatatatattgctgaataaacaataaaaatatattactgtgtaagtaattttttttaattttaaaagaagacAGCATAATTAAAAGAGCTTCCTTGATTGGGCCTAACGGGCTTAACTTTTGAactgagtttaaaaaaaaaaagaattgtgaTTGTTGATGAGTCTAttgacccaaaaaaaaatattgataagccCATGTGTAAAACCCTAGTATCAGATTAGGGTGCTTGTGTTGTGTTGTTCGCACGCCTTGTTCGGTGAAGTGAGTAGTGAGTGCTGAATCGAATCGAATCGATTCTCCGAACATGGCGGCGAGCGATCGCACAGTGTTGCAATtctcttcatcatcttcttcttcttcgcagATCTTGTCCGCGAAGGTCCACCCTCTGGTCATCTTCAACATCTGCGATTGCTATGTTCGACGCCCTGACCAAGCCGACCGCGTCATCGGAACCCTACTCGGCTCCGTCCTTCCCGACGGAACCGTCGATATCCGAAATTCCTATGCTGTTCCTCACAACGAGTCTATCGAACAGGTTATTCACTgtcttttttgttattaattattattattattattattattaattatagtaGATTTTTGTTAGCCGCTGTTGTACATATGAGGAATTTAGTTCCACGCCTGGATCCGAGACTAACGATTTTTTTGTCTTCTCTTTTTAATgtgagttttatttatttagttcatGCTTTGATTTGTAGGATTTGGCTTTATATTTGGGTATATTTTTGCtccaatttctttcattcattttctaGGCAATGCGtgacatttttctcattttgccttttttgtttagaagtttatccaaatagTACCTAAGCttttattaatgttatttttattactatgcTCTctgtttttgttaattgttgcttcatcttGCAAGTTGTAATTGAACAGCAGGTGTGGATGTCACGAACTTTATATTGGAAATTTTGGTGAATTCTACGTTTAGATTGTTAGAAGGGGGAGACGGAACGGAATGAATAGTTGGCattatttggattttttaaaataggtgGAATGGAATTGAATTTATTTCATTGTCTCTCAACTAAAATCTAGTACTTATCTTTTTCTATGGGTATGTGATGGCACTAATATAAGTCATAATACTACTATTCCTTATACTTTCCAAACAATGGAATGACATAGTTTTTCTGTTTATCATAAAATATCCAAGTAAtgctatataataattttatttcattccatCCCATCTCTTTCCTTTCCATTTTACTCATTATTAGATTAGATATTTGAGCAATTGAGGTTACTTTTCCCACATTATATAGAAGTTCTGTTAACATTGTGAAACTTGAAGTGGAAGGAAGTTAGAGGAATGCACATTTCTTATTTATAGCCATATCCTACTAggtgaaagttggtttaggccTCTTGCaggaaaaatatttgtatagttTATAACCTTTTGAGCCTATTTATTTCTCTTTGTCAATGAGTTTGGTGATTCCAAGTCAATTATAGAATGAGTGAACCAGATAAATTTCTTCAAGAAAGTGAAAAGTTTGCATTTTAGTATTAGCTTGAAAATTAAGATATTGAGTACTTGTATAGTGGACACTGAATTTAAAGCCGGGAAAAAAGTTGCatagttaaaatttactttttgaCTCTATTATTGACCTTTTTCAGTTGTCTTTTTAACTGTCTCTCTTTTGGTTGTAGGGTCTTAAACATCAACTAAAAATTATTCTGTTCTCACTAAAAAGATGTCCTAAtatttttgcttattttttctCCAGGTTGCATTGGATATAGAGTACCACCACAATATGTTAATATCCCACCAAAAAGTGAATCCAAAGGAAATCATAGTAGGATGGTAATTTCAATACTTTTTAAAGGTCTATTTTCCCCAGGTTATTATAATGGTATTCTCAATGAAGTGTTGGCCCAGAAAACTTTTAAATCCATATGGCCTAGGTTAAAAATGTTTACTTTGGTTTCTGAAAGGTTGATCTGTTTGGTATTGTATTTGGGTGGATGGCAATGCAAATTTTCACTCTATATTTTACCTATAAGTGAATTTGGTTTTGTTGCTTCCTTGTGAGAGAGAGAGCTTAAGTTATTAGTGCAAAAATGTACTCGAGAGCTGTTTTATCCTGTAttgtttcttcttttgtccCTCCCTCTCTTTATTATAGTCTCATAAGGGTCCCTgtgtttctttcttgttttctaGGAGAAAAAAGCAATTTTaactttgattatttttgtAGGTATTCAACCGGTCTTGGAGTAACTGGTGGTAGTGCATTAATCCACGAGTTTTATTCTCGAGAAGTGCCCAATCCCATACACTTGACTGTTGATACAGGATTTACAAATGGAGCGGGTACGATTAAAGCATACGTGTCTAACAATTTATCTCTTGGAGAACGTCAAATTGCTGCACAGTTTCAAGAAATTCCATTAGATCTTCGTATGGTGGAAGCTGAGCGAATTGGATGTAAGTAATGGTCGGACTTGTCATTTGAATCAACCTCTGTCTTTCCTTTTGTccactcttctctctctctctctctctctccccccgaacctttaattttattttgtatttaatatatttgcTAAAGCTTATGTGCTTGCTTTGGTGAATGCATCTGAAgagaaaattgttttaaatttccctctcttaatcaattacaagtattTCTGAGTTGTATTCTAGAAAAATATTGTCTGAT
This window harbors:
- the LOC100806988 gene encoding probable aquaporin PIP-type 7a, with product MFHWEPTNSQRGNQLELRFRAKTMVTVMVMQVLAATFILVYTVFSATDAKCNARDSHVPILAPLPIGFAVFLVHLATIPITGTGINPARSLGAAIIFNKDLGWDDHWIFWVGPFVGAALAALYHQVVIRAIPFK
- the LOC100811797 gene encoding Eukaryotic translation initiation factor 3 subunit F-like, with amino-acid sequence MAASDRTVLQFSSSSSSSSQILSAKVHPLVIFNICDCYVRRPDQADRVIGTLLGSVLPDGTVDIRNSYAVPHNESIEQVALDIEYHHNMLISHQKVNPKEIIVGWYSTGLGVTGGSALIHEFYSREVPNPIHLTVDTGFTNGAGTIKAYVSNNLSLGERQIAAQFQEIPLDLRMVEAERIGFDMLKATAVDKIPSDLEGMEASMQHLLVLIDDIYKYVDDVVEGRVAPDNKIGRFISEAVGSLPKLSPSVFDKLVNDSLQDHLLLLYLSSITRTQLSLAEKLNTAAQIL
- the LOC100802892 gene encoding nematode resistance protein-like HSPRO2, whose translation is MVDLHWKSKMPSSKTPKLSLSDNKSLPSLQLPFRTTDISPAAPSVCAAYDYYLRLPQLRKLWNSTDFPNWNNEPILKPILQALEITFRFLSIVLSDPRPYSNHREWTRRIESLIMHQIEIIAILCEEEEQNSDTRGTAPTADLSSSNSSVSRSYSEASLLPRLATWYKSRDVAQRILLSVECQMRRCSYTLGLGEPNLAGKPSLLYDLVCKPNEIHALKTTPYDERVENHENHAVHATHQIAESWIHASRKVLERIADAVLSRTFLKAAEDCYAVERIWKLLAEVEDLHLMMDPDDFLRLKNQLSVKSSSGETASFCFRSNELVELTKMCRDLRHKVPEILEVEVDPKGGPRIQEAAMKLYVSKSEFEKVHLLQAMQAIEAAMKRFFYAYKQVLAVVMGSSEANGNRVGLSCDSADSLTQIFLEPTYFPSLDAAKTFLGYLWDNNDNNKWI